The genome window ATCAGAGACAACAGGATCGactcttctgtttctttccagCAGGCTTTTGTCTCgctgcctgcagccttttctcaaaCTAAGCTCGTCTCCTTGCTGTAATAAACGGCAATATACTGAGAGGAAAGAATATGAAACATTGGATGCCCTCCATTGTGCTCTTGTTGTTCTAAGAGAAGCGTAGCTCAGTACACAATGTGAATccgagcagagcagaggaaaaggtgaGCAGGAGGTCGTCAATCTGGCAGTAAATTTAGTGTCAGTTAgtaaatgctgcagcttctcgACATCAAATAGATTCTCGTCACTTAAGAATACCGTGTGCGGTGGATCACGGGTTTAGGCACATGTAGGTATGGGTTAGGGATGGATCTGGGTACTATACCAACGGTGGAAAAGTGGCTTAACTGTGTAGAACCAGTCTCaaaggttttgttgtttttcctgcacCTCAGCACTGTCATGAATATGGTCATGATTTTCAAAATTAAACGTTATCCCAGTTGACAGGAATAACACATTCAAGTTCAAGACCATTTTCAGAGTCCAAATTTCAGACAAATTCCCTCGCTGGATATAAAACAGTAGCCTGGAACATTATGCATGCTGATAGCAGCAGGACATTCACACTGCTTACTGGACATTGTCACTCTGGAGTTGACCATTTGTCTTCTTAATAAAAGGCCTTCACCCACTGTGTCTCGTAGGCTGTCCTTGTTGAGCTCAGGAGATGACATGCACACAGCTTGACCCGTGTCAAACCAGACCAGACTCATTCTAAATTAAGTTCTTGATGAACCTGCATCAAACCATTTAGTTTGAATAATGAGACTAGTGTAATTGCCCTTTTTTAATAACCCATTAAGCCCGTAATATGTGGCAGCTTTTGTCTGATTACAACACTGACCAACCACCAGTTTCTTTCGATTTCTGCTCACCACAGGAGCCATGTACGTCTTTTAATAGGTTCAAACACTGgaagctgcagtgtttcaatgaatgcatgaatgccATTTGCTCcactgacatctagtggtcTCAAGCAACCACAAATTCTATTCACAGCTCTTGTagttcaaagaaaaaaaacagggtgaCATGGGGTGAAACAGctttaaatgctgctttctGACACAAATTGATACTTAAAGTGGTTCATTTTGACTGACGTAGTTTGTTAAAGTTACTTTCTCTTTAATTGCGCATATTGCTGATTTGCGCTAATCTCACCCTCCAAATGCTTGataatggcaaaaaaaagagcCAGGCATCGGAAGAAAAGACATAATTTAGCCTCTTATCATTCAGATAAACCTGCTGACACTTTAACCAAGAAAACGTGCTTGGTCTgtagctgaatgtgtgtgtggtggaaaaatactgaatactaaaaatgaaaactgaaacttaacTTTGCTATGACTACGCGCGTTTGGGTGTGAGGCAGCTGGTCTTTTCGTGTACCTGCGTGTCTCAGGAGCCCTGGTAGGTTTCCTGGAAACGAGCCGTTTCCTCGAAGATCAGTTCCTTCAGCTTCTCCTTGGGAAGGTCATCCAGTTCCATGGAGAAAGTGAAGGGCTCCTCTGCTACTggctacacacaaacagattgtACAAACCTTCAACTAAAAGCTAACATTCagctttaaacaaaaaaaaaagtcttggtGGTAAAATTGAGAAGTGCTTTGTGTTACACAGCTGCAACTTGCTGCAAAGTTATTAAACTTATAAGAGACAGCAGAAACTGCTGTACAGCCTTGTGAAAgctgtgtacagtacagtacagtacagtagtaGGACTCCTTCTCTGCTGACGTAAGATGTGACGTGATTAGCGATCACATTCTTTAACATCTCTCAAGCCGAAGCATGAAGCAAAACTTAATGCTAATTGCATTCCGAACACAGCTAAGAGGATTCCCGGCACAAAGCAGAAAGGCTCACGGTTAAATCCTGGCTCTCGGCTGAAAACAATGACAGacatgtttgaatgaatgagcCCTTCTGCCTCCAACATTTGTGCAAATCTCAAAACTTGGCTGACTTGAGGCCTGCTGTTGTCattattcagtttttctctgcGGAGTAGTTTTAATATTGATGAATTGAGCTTGTAAAAGCCTCCATTCTTACTACTTACTTCTTTAGCTTTTAGACAACCTGCTTTACTGAACACATTCCTCAATGCCaatatttcacagcttttcacCTCTTACAACTTGGCATTTTCTAAGTTAAGCTGGAGTTGGTGGCTCCATCTGTGCCTACCTCGTCTGTGGGATCGTAGTACTGCTCCAGGTAAGGATGAGCCAGGGCCTCTTCAACACTGATGCGCTTGATGGGGTTAAAGGTCAACATGCGGCCCAGCAAGTCCAGAGCTGCGTTAGATTCATCAAAAGCTTGAGTTAGTTCAGTCACCAGGTTGTGCAGTAATATGAACAATGTCGAAATATTTGTTGAGGGGATATTAAAACAGCcaaatatttcattcttttcataggtatttacatattttttcttcacTGCATTGCTGGATATTTTAAAGTTAAGCTTATTTTATTTGATATGGACGTAACAGTAGCATTGGGAGTACACACACGATTTTGCCTGGATGAGAATGAGTTCCATACCTTTTGAGTCAGCCTTGCAGTAGAGCTTTTCCCAGGGGACCTTGGGTTTGTCAGGCAGGGCCTGCAGGTAGTTCCTGGCCTTCATGTTGATAATGCAGTTCAGATCTTCTTGAGACGGAGAGCCAAggacacctgcacacacaggagAGTTAGGGACATCTTTCAGTATGGCTGATGGCCGGCCATGTGGTCAGCTGATGGTCAGATGGAGCTGTTTGTGTGGTGAAAATCCTCCATAAATGGCATCAAAGCAGGTCCGATGCTCGCCCCATTTCCAGCTCAATCACTTCTTATTACTTTGTTTGAGACAGAACCTATCCACATGCAGTTTTCATAAGTTGAGTGATCTGAACACTGTTATGGTAATATGTACAAGCTGTTTAAATTTAAAAGATCActctgcaaacaaagacaagaaaaatacaagaaaatcaGAGTTGATGATTGTCttgcaaataaaaatgactgatgaatgTAACAGGTGCTTCAGACAATGTCACAGTGTTAACATTTAGTGGAAATGAGAATACTGTCTTACCCAGTATGTGGTTGAGCTGGTCCAAGTAGTGTTTCCCGGGAAAGATAGGCCTGTTGGACAACATCTCAGCCAGGATGCAGCCCACCGACCAGATGTCAATGGACTTAGAGTAGCCCTGAGACACGAACACACATGTAGTACGCACAGTCAACAAACTAAGAAGCTATCCAGTCCGATGCAGAGTGCAAATCAGCTCCTCATACACCTACCTTTGAGTTGAGCATGATTTCTGGAGCCCTGTACCAACGCGTGGCCACGTACTCGGTCAAGAAACCCGTGTGGTCGTGCTCGGGGTCGGCTATCCGTGCCAGGCCAAAGTCACAGATCTGAGGATGAACCaaagggtcagaggtcagaaacGTCAGTCTGCCAGCTTATATTTAAAGGTCAAACCCCACACCCACTGGCTGAACTTTTAGACGGAAAAACTGACAAGACCTGCGTACGGTTCACTTTACTTCTCCTGCCTCCTGTTTGTCCTGttggttttcttcattttttattacatcttaaaatggGTTTTCAGTTCTTGTGGCCCTTTCATTGCTGTCCGTCATGAATCTGTGATGCCTAAAGCCCTTTCTCTCAACCCGTATGCTATGCACTTAAATGATGTTCAGTTAGCCTGTTTAGATCCTCAATAATAAACTCTGTCGTATTTCAGCAGTATTTTTACTTCTGGCCCCTTCGAGTTTGGCTAGATATCTGCCGAcataagaaaaataaacacttgaGAACAAAGTGAAACCATTTCCATATGAGCCACACATAGACCAACAGGACACAAGAGGAGGCCACCAGGCTCCTCTATGCTATGCTGTCGTGAAACTCTCTTGAGGGCTTAAAGTGTTGATCATTTAAAGAGAAATAACTGTGGCGGAGCCGTGGCCAATTCATCACCTGTATCCTACATTCCTGAGATCCTTTTCAGTCTTGTTGAGAGCTGGTGTAACTTGCTACTAGTACCGATGTTTAAATCGACATCATGGTtcttgtgtgaaatgttttttttgctaACTGAAAATACGCATTTGACTTCACAAATACAattttttatacaaaaaaaaaaaagaaccagcTACCATGTATTAACTTTGAAATACAGGTAATGTTCAATACTGACATTTGCAACATTTAAATGTAGGATTTCCACATAGACTATACTGTCTATACTGTGCAAAGTGTTCAGATGTAATTGTGCTGTAGCTGCTTGAGCAAAATCAACCATCCGCCTAAaataacaaaccaaacaccaaaactgttctttttctgctgcGGGGTTAACAGCTGCTGACAAAATAGATACAGTAGCCTTGTTGTTAacagtgatggtgtgtgtgtgtgtgtgtgtgtgtgtgtgtgtggaccttGAGGTCACAGGTGGTGTTGATGAGCAGGTTGGAGGGCTTGAGGTCACGGTGCAACACGTTGGCTGAGTGAATGTACTTGAGGCCTCGCAGGATCTGGTAGAGGAAATAGCAGACGTGGTCGTTGCTCAGCTTCTGGCTCTTCAGCAGCTTGTACAGATCCGTCTCCATCAGAGTCTGCACGATGTAGCTGGAAGGATCCATGAGTCAGGGAGGACAACGACAGGACTCAAAGTATCCACTGACAACAGGAGAAACATAAGGACCGCTCTGAGAGCAATTTCAATGTTGTcctaaattattatttattattattattataattgaTTCAAGCCTTCAGCTTCTGGGTACgataattttttttcatcatgttttctgcacttACATCTTGTGTAGAAATAAAAGTGTATGATGCATGTCACTGAGATGACATCAGCGTAACCCACTACACGCGTGTTGCATTGAGGGACCCCTCAGAAGGATGAGCTAGCCTACTCTTTTATCTTAATTTCTTCTATCACAAAAAAAGTAACTGCTGACTGGGGAattttttcagatttgtgatttcttttttgtatttatgatttTCCACTTGGGGCCCGGTACAGCACAGAgtgaatgtggttttaaattACCTCAACAACTACTGAATGGATTTCCATAATATTtgacaaacatgacatttatgtCCACTTCAGGATGATCTGTTATAACTTTAGAAATCCTCATTTTTCCTCCTAtcattttgaaaattaaattaaaaattgaagCCAGCTGCACTCTCTGTTTAGtgataatttaaaaatgttagcaagctaacactgtaaactaagatggtgaacatcaGCAGTAGTATTTAGCTCAATGCACCATTGTGCTTAAagtgcagcttcacagagctgcaggcatAACTGTACAACTGTGAAGTCCCAAACCTCATCAACACAAGTACAGTATGTAAAGGTAAATGACGACACCAGGCCTAGCAGACACAAGCACCTGACCCCAgtgaacataaacatgtcttAAATAACAAACTAAGGGAACAAACATCCGTCTTCAAGAGGACGATTTAGAGCTAGTCGGGCATTTCTAGGACCACAGTGTTTACATGTTCAATTGCATTCCTGTCTGACTGAAGAGGTGGTAAAAGCATCCTTAACTGATCCCTTACACGGACATGTATAAGGGtactgtgcactttgagatttgtgttcaaatgtaaagtgcgttataaataaaatctattattattataattattattacatgTTCAGCTAGAGCTTCAACGAACTGGTCAGCCATGATTGTTTTGAACAGCAGTGAACCCAAACGGAATGGGTTGGCTTTGTCCCGTTGCGCCCCCTAGCTGCAATGTTCAGACTGCGACTTGTGCATGTGTTGCATTAGACATAATTTTCATAACATGAACAAACACGGAACAGAATACGAAGAAGTAACAGTTCTGACGTTATATCAAACACGTCTATGTACTGTGTTGCAGAGGTATCTACTGAAGTTACCATGCTACCCAGCTGGCCCCGGGCCCATCCTGTTTCATAATACCACTTCTTACACATTGCACCTCTAAGATTTTTCAGGTGACTCACTCCAGAAAGCAATAACTCATGAAATTGATCTTGCGTGGCTCAAAGcgtttgcatgtttgtgcagttgCTTCGGTCACGTTTGTGCCCTCGGTCTTGTTGATATAGGAGATGATGTGAAGTGTTCCTACTAGCTGAGCTTCACACAGAATAAAACCACTAACTGGTGTTGGTGCCGTCCATTTGGTTACATCTGCCCTCATCCGGATTCATCACAAGTCAGcaacaacacaatacaacatAGCGGAGCAACTAAAGAGATCGAACAAGAATatgtgacacacaaaaaaaaaaaatacaaggaCAGCACACATTTCCTTTCCATCTTTCAGTGGACAAAGCAGCTTTTCACAGAGAAAGCAGCAACTCACTGACCGGCAGTGCCCACATTCCACCGCTAGCTGCTCTGCAGGCTGTCTGAGAGGTCTGACCTGAAATATGTGGGTACTGTAAATTATCAGAGCTGAGTTGTTGAACATAAACTAGCCAAAATAGATTAAACAGGTGTTAGATAAGCAGTTTCACTGACATTTGTGCCTACACATCAGAGTGCTTATCTAGTACATATCTAAATTactttaaatgtctgtttcaaaactatcaaacaacaaaaatctacAAAGTACAATCTGTAGATTTAGATTAATTATCAGCAACACCCAGCTCCCCAAAACAACTGAATTATCTAGATTACATATTTGACCTTTTAGTTTAGCTTGTCCGGCCATAAACTTCAAGAGCAACACAACTGTCTCACAAGTTTTTCCTTCTTACAATTAACTGTCCCCCTGAACTCTTGGTCAAACCGATCTTGAAGCTCTGTGGGAAGAGTCACAGAGCGACGACTTGTTATTTGTTCGGTTTAACCTCACCACATGTGGACACATGTTTAATCAATTTTTACGCTAGGCGTAGCCAAAGGAGAATTCTCAAAGCCACAAAGACTCGCTGAAAGTCTCACACAAAGGTCAGCGCAGTTTTTTTTACGGGTTACTGAATGTCACATGACCAGATGTTTAGTTTAATGCCTTTTAAGTGCTACACTTATGAAAAGATAAGCGCTAAAAAggtaaatgtgtttctttttagtgtttttaaagaatttGAGAGGATTTGCAAGGAAACTTGACTTTAGATCAAAAGTAGGATGCTGCATGCACTATGGTATTGCAGCAACTGCGCTGTGTTTTAATGTCGTATTGAAATTCTTTAAACCGTCACAAGCTAAGGATagaacatgttttgttttttttaaggtcaGTTTAATCTAATAAAGCATTAAAGGATACACATCCCTCATGTTGTCAATTTGCCGTGCCCTAAGAATATCATTGATGCCGATGATATTCTCATGGTGGAAACGCAGCAGGATCTTGATTTCTCTCAGTGTGCGCTGGCAGTACGTCTGGTGCTCAAATGGGCTGATTTTCTTGATGGCAACGCGCTGGCTTGTCATATTGTCCAGAGCAGAGCTGCATAGGGTGGATGTGGAAAGAAGCACAAAACAGGTCTCATATTACACACTGCACAATTCACACACAGCGACGGTATCAGAAGCTGGGCTAATGCTAAGCTCCAAAAAGGGCGTTGCAGGCTGCCAAGATGCACATGTGACACTTCTTTTTGCAGTGGTATGTCGTGAAGTACTGTAGGTGTAGGCCTGAGTGTAGGTGCAGTGTAAGTGTGGTGTAGGTGTCGAGTAGATGGAGACCAGGCAGTACTGAGAGCAGCTGTACATGGTGTGTTTCTGGAGCCCTTACGTTTACTGTTAATACCTTTGTTGGGTTTGGGGcctaaattacaaaaaacaaaatcatcaaaTCCATAAGTGATTACCCAACGCCCTTTGCTGGGAAAAAATAGTCTAAGAcagatttttacacacacaccctcaacGGGAACAACAGTTACATCACATCTTTCCTATGAGTGAAAGTGGGTATTTTCTTATTGCACAACACGCGGCATAAAGTGGGCATGTTCACACACCTGTGAACCTTCTTCTTTGGCTGAAATACAGGACATGAACAAACAGGACTGGATGGTATCaccgtttaaaaaaaaaaaaaaatcacatttgtcGCTAAATATCTGTACACCCgaatgaaaatgaacagttttGAAGCTGATGTAAATCATATGACTGAACCCCCAACTTGCTTTCTTTCACTGTGCCAACCAGTGGGTGTTGACAATGTTTACAAACACCAAATGCTGCAACAGTGGGATCACATGACCGTGATGACACAAACAAATTAGCACTGTGCTGTCACACTCCTGTTTGAAAGtgacagtgtttctgctgaaaTGGATGTGTGGGTCCAGCTCTCATGCTACCATTCACGTTGCACCGACACGCAATGCTGTCACATCTGATCGTGTTCACAGCTCTGCCTCGATAGCAATGACTAGGCATCGATGTCAAGTGCAACAGGGTTGCTTAACACGTCCACACAAAGCTTTAGATCACATACAGAGATAACACGAGGAGAGGCCTTGGGACAGCTGACAAATCCCACTCGCATCCTCTGCAGtagctctgctgcaggctgaatGTTTAGCAATCAGAAATCAACTAGAGATGAATGTGATTGAGGGACTGATGCCCCGTGTAGAAAACGGCTACAGCGATAGCAAACTCAAACTTGCGGTCAAATGCAGTCTGCAAAAGATCTATTATCGAAGAGCAACTACGTCCTGCGCAATCACTCCCAATCTTGTTTCCTGTAAAGCTCATAGCCACGCCTGTAGCTAGTCAGCTAACCTGCTAACCACAACATCGGTTGcattgagtttaaaaaaaaatgtctgaatgttGGGTAGCTGTTTTAAATACATACATCGTGACAGCACTTGCATTTACTGGGCAGCGCTTGTTGAATACAACAGCTAACGTTATCTGGCTTACAGTATTTGCAAACAGCTTATGTTAGCTAGCACTTTTGATTTAGATACTTCGATGGCCCAGCAGAGACGGCAGGCACAACTCACCAAACCATTCCATAAGCCCCTTCCCCGATGTAAGACAGGTTCGTGTAGCGGGGGCCCACGTCAAACATCTGGCCCTTCACGGACTCGCATCCCGGCTTGGACCCCGCTGCGGGCGCTCCATCATGCGCAACCGTGCCAGCCGCcccggcagcagcagcgctgtTGGAGCCCGCGGCCCCGACCGCTGCAGTGCTGTTTGAATCCGCCATTCTTCCTCTCCAAACCGCTCCtgctctgtcagtgtgtttcaccGAGGGACCGCCGCCGCTATCAGCACGGTTTAACGTTTTTCTGAGGATTGAACGGAGTATTTAATTGACGGAGAAACGCGACTCGATCGGGGCCCTTTCTACTACTGAGGAGTAAATGGATTTCGTGCGCGAGCACGGATTTGGTCTCAGCACAGAGCGTAAATGCGCGTGCCAAACTACGGTAATACAGGTGCGTTAGATATGTGTTCTAGGGTGACTTGTTTGGGCGGAGTCACGCCAGTTGTCTGAAGGCACCGCCAAGTCAGCTGCATTGTGAGCACGAAACAAACGCAATCtgcaaaataaacatgcagtagcCGCGAGTGGGCGTGCCGAAATATGTtgcatgctgtttgttgtgacaagaaaaacagacttgATGATCAAATTGTCGTTTTATCGATTTTTTCATGTTATAGGATTGTGGCCACAGGAGAGGCCTTTTTGTTTACATGTATGAGGACCTTACTGTATATCACGATTTACATAATGAAAAATAGGATACagaaataaatttaaaaaaatgcaacaaaatggcGCTTTTTAAAGCCTGCGAtaatttttacataaaaaatgtATGATATTAATTTCAAAACGTACATATTcgtcattttattaatttttttgcTCTACTTAAATTTAATTCTTTGTAAGAGAGACAGTCATCAATAAATACTGGATTCTTATCACTATGGAGACGATAGACCACACCCCTTTGTAACGTCACCGCGCCGGGAGGTGTACTTCCTGGTTGCTTAGTGCTGTATGTTGAGGTTGTTGTGCTATTGATTTATTGTCGTAGGGTATGGTACGTTTCGTTCTGCGACGAGAGTGGATCGGCCGGATTCGCCTAGCGCTCACTCTCTTTGGACTGCCATATACCGTCTGCACCCCCGGAGTTAGGTATGGACAGTAACGGTAGTTATAAAGATTTAGCCAGAAGCTACTACGTTATGGGACAGTTTCTGCTTTACGCTAACATTATAAGCCAAAGTACACATGGTTATGTGTTGCAGTCTTTCTGTCAAAGTCTAGCAAAATCCCTGGCATTACCAGCACAGCCAGGCGATACGATTGCAGTAAATATTACAGTAGAGATAACCATTAGCTAACTGTTTTTAATATTGATGTTCTGTATTTTGAAGGGGCTTACTCCCAAAGTTCTAGTCAAATTCTATTTCTATTCATTGTCACATTAATATGAAATCTCATATCAAAATTCAACAAATACTCATTCAGAGTTAGGTAAAGTAAACTATTATTAGCTTAGTCAACAGATGCATATTGCAGTATAACAGTGGCTCTCATTCCATTGTCATGCTATCCTCAAGTGACAAGCAGTTAAATGTCTGGTTTCCTCCTGATTATAAATGTTATCAGTGTGTGACAGAAGATTTGTGCTTGAGGGGGAAGATTTTTCTATAATTTGCTGAACATCCAGGAGGGcgaggagtgtgtgtggggtgtgCCAGGACCACACTGCAGGGAAGGCAGAGCGAGGCTTATTTACTGGATTTGCAAGTCTCACATATCCTCCCCTGCAGGTCTGCCATCTCCTGCTCATCGTCCCACCTTTTCAGAACCAGTCAAACCACAAGACCCATCAGTAGCAGTTGCTGTAACCTCTACGTGACAATGCCATCCTCAGCGGCGCCTCATGTCAAGTCCAGATGCTCCATGTATCCAGGGTCAAAAATCAAGCGCTTCCCCGTGCCTGATGATAAAGTGGAGTGGAGTCAGAACTGGCCGCAGTATAGCCCCGTCAGCTATACTGACCCATCAGTACTAAAGAAGCCAGTGTGGGCAGATCCTGATATTGGGTGAGAAACACATACCTGATTTAAAGTTAATTAGGTCAAGGACAGTACTGTGCGTTGAATGAATTGGAGCGCAGTGAATATATGTTGTCtaaaatatttgttattttcttggCTGGTGTGAGACATTCTGACTGTGCTTGTTTTCAAAGATCAGCTGGAGTGTGTTCATGACAGTTTGGATAACCTCTGCTTCTTTTGCAGCTCTTTCTCTCCACAATTCAACACTATAGACGGTGTTGTGGATAGGACAAGCTTTGAGGGCAACTA of Chelmon rostratus isolate fCheRos1 chromosome 17, fCheRos1.pri, whole genome shotgun sequence contains these proteins:
- the mapk3 gene encoding mitogen-activated protein kinase 3, with product MADSNSTAAVGAAGSNSAAAAGAAGTVAHDGAPAAGSKPGCESVKGQMFDVGPRYTNLSYIGEGAYGMVCSALDNMTSQRVAIKKISPFEHQTYCQRTLREIKILLRFHHENIIGINDILRARQIDNMRDVYIVQTLMETDLYKLLKSQKLSNDHVCYFLYQILRGLKYIHSANVLHRDLKPSNLLINTTCDLKICDFGLARIADPEHDHTGFLTEYVATRWYRAPEIMLNSKGYSKSIDIWSVGCILAEMLSNRPIFPGKHYLDQLNHILGVLGSPSQEDLNCIINMKARNYLQALPDKPKVPWEKLYCKADSKALDLLGRMLTFNPIKRISVEEALAHPYLEQYYDPTDEPVAEEPFTFSMELDDLPKEKLKELIFEETARFQETYQGS